In bacterium, one genomic interval encodes:
- the rsmH gene encoding 16S rRNA (cytosine(1402)-N(4))-methyltransferase RsmH yields the protein MKFHIPCQLEHILEFLHLYQCKFVIDCTAGEGGHSIAIAKLVGESGKVIAIEIDPSYFQKLVKNTAAFSNITCVNASYLEIKNVLASVGISRIDAILFDFGLSSYHLESSGRGFSFRKDEILDMRFNPSEGEPLYVKLQKLTDHDLELILKKFGEVKFAKKLAKNLFANKSKVKYTSHLVEIAGKSIPHQFLNSELPKIFQAFRIFTNNEYKNMVEGLKEAIQVLPRGGILITLSYHSIEDRLCKSIKNIKGMKVVTKKPITPDEKETSENSRCRSSKLRVFEKEEVDEESLV from the coding sequence ATGAAATTTCACATACCTTGTCAGCTTGAACACATTTTGGAGTTTTTGCATCTGTACCAATGCAAATTTGTGATAGATTGCACGGCTGGAGAAGGTGGACATTCAATAGCTATTGCTAAACTGGTGGGAGAAAGTGGTAAAGTAATTGCAATTGAAATAGATCCCTCTTATTTCCAAAAACTCGTAAAAAATACCGCGGCCTTTTCTAATATCACTTGCGTAAATGCGAGTTATTTAGAAATTAAAAATGTTTTAGCCAGTGTGGGGATAAGTAGAATTGATGCTATCTTGTTTGACTTTGGCCTATCATCCTATCACTTAGAGAGCTCAGGCAGAGGATTTTCCTTTAGAAAAGACGAAATACTGGATATGCGTTTTAACCCTTCTGAAGGCGAACCGCTTTATGTGAAACTCCAAAAATTAACTGACCACGATTTGGAACTAATACTTAAAAAATTTGGAGAAGTTAAATTTGCAAAAAAACTCGCAAAAAACCTCTTTGCGAACAAAAGTAAAGTTAAATATACATCCCATCTCGTTGAAATCGCAGGAAAATCTATACCACATCAATTTCTCAACAGCGAACTACCAAAGATTTTTCAAGCATTTAGAATTTTCACAAATAATGAATATAAAAATATGGTTGAAGGGCTGAAAGAAGCCATTCAAGTTTTACCAAGGGGTGGAATTTTGATCACACTATCTTACCACTCCATTGAAGATCGTCTTTGTAAAAGCATTAAAAATATTAAGGGCATGAAAGTGGTAACAAAAAAGCCTATAACTCCAGATGAGAAAGAGACTTCAGAAAATTCAAGATGTAGAAGTTCTAAACTTCGTGTTTTTGAAAAGGAGGAGGTAGATGAAGAGAGCCTTGTTGA
- a CDS encoding division/cell wall cluster transcriptional repressor MraZ yields the protein MEKKRNNRIHHIDEKGRVAIPVNLRREMKYGEKLVLTKGIEKCIYVFTEEEWRKFEERIREFPLWDDEKRRAIRYLLGESEETEIDAQGRILIPGNLMSYAHISRVCMFVKMPRWFEIWSPELYTELHKAEDLNFREIPL from the coding sequence GTGGAAAAAAAGAGAAACAATAGAATACATCACATTGATGAAAAAGGCCGTGTGGCTATCCCCGTAAATTTGAGGAGGGAAATGAAATACGGGGAAAAATTAGTCCTCACAAAAGGTATTGAAAAGTGCATTTATGTCTTTACCGAGGAAGAATGGAGAAAATTTGAAGAAAGAATTAGAGAATTTCCCCTATGGGACGATGAAAAAAGGAGGGCAATCAGGTACCTCTTGGGAGAATCGGAAGAAACAGAAATTGATGCCCAGGGAAGAATATTGATACCCGGAAATCTCATGTCCTATGCACACATATCAAGGGTTTGCATGTTCGTTAAAATGCCACGGTGGTTTGAGATATGGAGCCCTGAATTATATACGGAGCTTCATAAAGCAGAAGACCTTAATTTTAGGGAAATACCATTATGA